In Lutra lutra chromosome 5, mLutLut1.2, whole genome shotgun sequence, a single genomic region encodes these proteins:
- the LOC125100865 gene encoding heterogeneous nuclear ribonucleoprotein A1 — MSKSESPKEPEQLRKLFIGGLSFETTDESLRSHFEQWGTLTDCVVMRDPNTKRSRGFGFVTYATVEEVDAAMNARPHKVDGRVVEPKRAVSREDSQRPGAHLTVKKIFVGGIKEDTEEHHLRDYFEQYGKIEVIEIMTDRGSGKKRGFAFVTFDDHDSVDKIVIQKYHTVNGHNCEVRKALSKQEMASASSSQRGRSGSGNFGGGRGGGFGGNDNFGRGGNFSGRGGFGGSRGGGGYGGSGDGYNGFGNDGSNFGGGGSYNDFGNYNNQSSNFGPMKGGNFGGRSSGPYGGGGQYFAKPRNQGGYGGSSSSSSYGSGRRF, encoded by the coding sequence atgtctaagtcagagtctcccaaagagcctgaacagctgcggaagctcttcatcggaggtctgagctttgaaacaaccgatgagagtctgaggagccattttgagcaatggggaacacttacggactgtgtggtaatgagagacccaaacaccaagcgctccagaggctttgggtttgtcacatatgccactgtggaggaggtggatgcagccatgaatgcaaggccacacaaggtggatggaagagttgtggaaccaaagagggctgtctcaagagaagattctcaaagacctggtgcccacttaactgtgaaaaagatttttgttggtggcattaaagaagacactgaagaacatcatctaagagattatttcgaacagtatgggaaaatcgaagtgattgagatcatgactgaccgaggcagtggcaaaaagaggggttttgcttttgtaacatttgatgaccatgattctgtagacaagattgtcattcaaaaataccatactgtgaatggccacaactgtgaagtaaggaaagcgctctctaagcaagagatggctagtgcttcatccagccaaagaggtcgaagtggttctggaaactttggtggtggtcgtggaggtggttttggtgggaatgacaactttggtcgtggaggaaacttcagtggtcgaggtggctttggtggcagtcgaggtggtggtggatatggtggcagtggggatggctataacggatttggtaatgatggaagcaactttggaggtggtggaagctataatgattttggcaattacaacaatcaatcctcaaattttggacccatgaaaggaggcaattttggaggcagaagctctggcccttatggtggtggaggccaatacttcgccaaaccacgaaaccaaggtggctatggtggttccagcagcagcagcagctacggcagtggcagaaggttttaa